In Hallerella succinigenes, the following are encoded in one genomic region:
- the tmk gene encoding dTMP kinase: MQTAERFFCLEGIDGCGKSTQLKRLAEFLTGKGYDVLTIREPGGSEISESIRSLLLDIRYKGVMDSRTELLLYNAARAQVIAEKIAPALAAGKVVLADRFAWSTLAYQGYGREIDPQMVLNLSNITCGKFNPALTIVLDVSLEESRRRQAGENRVADRLESEAVSFFERVRNGYLKIAEVFPDCVNVVDANGDMDKIQDRIRDLILKRLA, from the coding sequence ATGCAGACTGCCGAGCGTTTCTTTTGCCTTGAAGGCATTGATGGCTGCGGAAAGAGCACGCAGCTGAAGCGCCTTGCCGAATTCTTGACTGGCAAGGGCTATGACGTGCTCACGATTCGCGAACCGGGTGGCTCCGAAATCTCGGAAAGCATCCGGAGCCTTCTGCTAGATATCCGCTATAAAGGCGTGATGGATTCCAGAACGGAACTCTTGTTGTACAATGCCGCTCGTGCACAGGTCATTGCCGAAAAGATAGCTCCGGCTCTTGCCGCAGGTAAAGTTGTCCTTGCCGATCGCTTTGCCTGGAGCACTCTCGCTTATCAAGGTTACGGTCGAGAAATTGACCCGCAGATGGTTTTGAATCTTTCAAACATCACATGTGGAAAATTCAACCCCGCTTTGACGATTGTTCTCGACGTTTCTCTCGAAGAAAGCCGTCGCCGTCAGGCGGGGGAAAACCGTGTCGCGGACCGGCTCGAAAGCGAAGCGGTCAGCTTCTTTGAACGTGTCCGTAACGGTTACTTGAAAATTGCGGAAGTTTTTCCGGATTGCGTGAATGTTGTGGATGCAAACGGCGACATGGACAAAATCCAGGATCGGATTCGCGATTTGATCTTAAAGCGTCTCGCTTAA
- a CDS encoding DUF3943 domain-containing protein yields MKKLIGILCFTLLTAHVFANEGAVADSLKQDSTSSAMPEFTPRSPTGSRLPVIVPFGEVTFLNLFVWGWDRYVLQKDYAKTGPSYWERNFKEGWKWDDNHFAINFFGHPYQGSMYYAAARSAGYDFYASFFFALTGSWMWEEFCETEYPAPNDLIATSVGGTIYGEMLYRIATRAVSKPGAGLLENLFAFAASPVATFQEWINGPSLTNPGYAPMEWSIYTGVGHRFGDEYRYDQDADDRSDNDWDSPSAFYGLNLVYGRPDRKIKEPFEYFTFSFVQDQSEDGMLMRVSSVGKLKNLNMRHNNTNWMDLAAYLHFDTFYGDLVEMSALSIGLGADVSVDLSDRFNFRMIHMPSYVLLGSSDFNYDNVLASADSNYKVTRNYQYSLGGSYKATLQLEWKNIGRFYNYAAAYLFRSWPNTEPHYGTNGYDFVFLNNLGLEVNLPLDFAVGLRLNSYAKIAAYERVEPMSRSMHAIGAYVRYTL; encoded by the coding sequence ATGAAAAAATTGATAGGCATCCTCTGTTTTACACTTCTTACAGCCCACGTTTTTGCAAACGAAGGCGCTGTTGCAGACTCCTTAAAGCAGGATTCTACCTCTTCCGCGATGCCGGAATTCACCCCTCGAAGCCCTACCGGCAGTCGCTTGCCGGTAATCGTTCCGTTTGGAGAAGTCACCTTCTTAAACCTGTTCGTCTGGGGCTGGGACCGCTACGTTCTGCAAAAAGACTATGCAAAGACCGGACCTTCTTACTGGGAACGCAACTTTAAGGAAGGCTGGAAGTGGGACGACAACCACTTCGCGATCAACTTCTTCGGTCACCCGTACCAAGGTTCCATGTACTACGCTGCGGCACGTTCCGCGGGCTACGACTTCTACGCGAGCTTCTTCTTTGCCCTGACAGGCTCATGGATGTGGGAAGAATTCTGCGAAACGGAATATCCAGCGCCGAACGACCTGATCGCGACGAGCGTCGGCGGTACGATCTACGGTGAAATGCTTTACCGCATTGCGACCCGGGCCGTTTCAAAACCCGGAGCAGGACTCCTAGAAAACCTCTTCGCCTTTGCAGCAAGCCCGGTCGCGACTTTCCAGGAATGGATCAACGGACCTAGCTTAACAAACCCAGGCTATGCCCCAATGGAATGGTCTATCTACACAGGCGTAGGGCACCGTTTCGGCGACGAATACCGCTACGACCAGGACGCCGACGACCGCTCCGACAACGACTGGGATTCCCCATCGGCCTTCTATGGACTTAACCTTGTCTATGGACGCCCTGACAGAAAGATCAAGGAACCTTTCGAATACTTCACCTTTAGCTTTGTCCAGGATCAGAGCGAAGACGGTATGTTGATGCGCGTTTCCTCGGTCGGAAAACTCAAGAACTTGAATATGCGGCACAACAACACGAACTGGATGGACCTCGCCGCTTACCTGCATTTCGATACCTTCTACGGTGACCTCGTCGAAATGTCCGCCCTTTCGATCGGCCTTGGCGCAGACGTAAGCGTGGATCTTTCGGACCGCTTCAACTTCCGCATGATCCACATGCCTTCTTACGTGCTCCTCGGATCTTCGGACTTCAACTACGACAATGTCCTTGCCTCCGCGGATTCCAACTACAAAGTAACCCGAAATTACCAATACAGCCTGGGTGGAAGCTACAAGGCGACGCTCCAGCTCGAATGGAAAAACATCGGACGCTTTTACAACTACGCCGCCGCTTACCTCTTCCGCAGCTGGCCGAATACCGAGCCTCACTACGGCACGAACGGCTATGACTTTGTTTTTCTCAACAATCTAGGCCTCGAAGTGAATCTGCCACTCGACTTCGCCGTGGGACTTCGCCTGAATTCCTACGCAAAGATCGCCGCCTACGAACGCGTCGAACCGATGTCGCGCTCCATGCACGCCATTGGCGCGTATGTGCGTTATACCCTCTAA
- a CDS encoding nucleotidyltransferase family protein, producing the protein MEKDQLEKIQRILKVHFSGLEVDAYGSRVTGVELTPDSALDIVVLSPKPISFEEMVSVEKAFADSGLPFRVDIVDWAKLTENMQKNIKKEHIVIQEANVSETR; encoded by the coding sequence TTGGAAAAAGATCAGCTGGAAAAGATTCAGCGTATATTAAAAGTCCACTTCTCCGGTTTGGAAGTGGATGCCTATGGTTCGCGTGTGACGGGAGTCGAACTGACTCCGGATTCCGCTCTGGATATTGTAGTGCTTTCTCCTAAGCCGATCTCCTTTGAAGAAATGGTCAGCGTCGAGAAGGCGTTTGCCGATAGTGGACTTCCGTTCCGCGTTGACATCGTGGACTGGGCCAAGCTCACGGAGAACATGCAAAAGAACATTAAGAAAGAGCATATCGTTATCCAGGAAGCGAATGTCTCTGAAACTCGATAG
- a CDS encoding penicillin-binding protein activator: protein MVKNVIFPMISAVLFSAVVASAASAELSKAETAIQNGDCATAMPLLQPLAEKKIHKEDGAKAAELLAHCYVKTNDTANLDRLTSRYLEYYAGNPKRSRMEVIAAERMLHSDSQMVKGVETLLNVLVYSKNGEIKEMAQNLLAQTISKDKRLTISQLTAFADKAVVSKKVSNVTWLRLGRELAEKKNYKAARYWYKKVLVANENEEWVELAKDAMGALEGKSSIPTVLVLAPVSGDFAEFGLDAVKGVRLALEKANLNGKVNLRVADTRADAVEALRRTRQVVAQDSVIAIVGPIMSAPAATVAAWLSSTHSNIPMLTPTATDAGISRMGWNIFQVNVSMDNLATGIANYAVDCLGIREFAVLSPIGDFGTAMTQSFSRAVESRGGVILATQEFEEGRPDYTTEFRKLRAERFDQILHKMNIARGAKNLDAMGAKEKRSFMKDSVFKVPGIFIPSSSPSDAGLIARQVAYHKLDGTLLGTSGWYGQDLIDEGKKLVEGSYFSVSFGNADTNQTYKDFKSAYKAKWNEEPKADKVSGLSYSAASIVFSLIASGETDLVKKIYSQKVFRGVYGDIRFEKGANANVQIMSVDSSAFVNKTVCPSK from the coding sequence ATGGTAAAAAACGTCATCTTCCCCATGATTTCGGCAGTTTTGTTTTCTGCCGTCGTTGCAAGTGCAGCTTCTGCAGAACTTTCCAAGGCTGAAACCGCGATTCAGAACGGCGACTGCGCTACGGCGATGCCGCTGCTCCAGCCGCTCGCCGAAAAGAAGATTCACAAGGAAGACGGCGCCAAGGCTGCAGAACTTTTGGCCCACTGCTACGTAAAGACAAACGACACTGCGAACTTGGATCGTTTGACGAGTCGCTATCTGGAATACTATGCAGGCAACCCGAAGCGTTCTCGCATGGAAGTGATTGCCGCAGAACGCATGCTCCACTCGGATTCCCAGATGGTGAAGGGCGTGGAAACGCTTTTGAACGTGCTCGTCTACAGCAAGAACGGCGAAATCAAGGAAATGGCACAGAACCTCCTCGCTCAGACAATTTCAAAGGACAAGCGTTTGACGATTAGCCAGCTGACCGCATTTGCGGACAAGGCTGTGGTCAGCAAGAAAGTGTCGAACGTGACCTGGCTCCGCTTGGGCAGGGAACTTGCCGAAAAGAAAAATTACAAGGCTGCCCGTTACTGGTATAAGAAGGTCCTTGTTGCAAATGAAAATGAAGAATGGGTGGAACTAGCAAAGGATGCGATGGGAGCTCTCGAAGGCAAGTCTTCGATTCCGACGGTTCTTGTGCTCGCTCCGGTTTCCGGGGACTTTGCAGAATTCGGCTTGGACGCTGTGAAGGGTGTCCGCCTCGCTTTGGAAAAGGCGAACCTGAACGGTAAGGTGAACCTTCGAGTTGCCGATACCCGTGCAGATGCCGTGGAAGCTCTTCGCCGCACAAGACAGGTCGTGGCGCAGGACAGCGTCATTGCGATTGTCGGTCCGATCATGAGCGCTCCGGCTGCAACGGTCGCCGCTTGGCTCTCTTCGACACATTCGAATATCCCGATGCTCACCCCGACAGCGACGGATGCTGGCATTTCCCGCATGGGCTGGAATATTTTCCAGGTGAACGTCAGCATGGACAACCTCGCGACGGGCATTGCGAACTATGCAGTGGACTGCCTCGGCATTCGTGAATTCGCCGTGCTTTCTCCGATCGGGGATTTTGGAACGGCGATGACGCAGAGCTTTAGCCGCGCTGTGGAAAGCCGTGGTGGCGTGATTCTTGCCACGCAGGAATTTGAAGAAGGCCGTCCGGATTATACGACGGAGTTTCGCAAGCTCCGAGCGGAACGTTTTGATCAGATTTTGCACAAGATGAATATTGCCCGCGGCGCGAAGAATTTGGATGCGATGGGTGCGAAGGAAAAGCGTTCCTTCATGAAGGATTCCGTCTTTAAGGTTCCGGGAATCTTTATTCCGAGCTCTAGCCCGTCGGATGCAGGCTTGATCGCTCGTCAGGTCGCTTATCACAAGCTGGACGGTACGCTGCTCGGTACTTCGGGTTGGTATGGTCAGGACTTGATCGATGAAGGTAAGAAGCTCGTCGAAGGTTCTTACTTTAGTGTTTCCTTTGGAAATGCCGATACGAACCAAACTTATAAAGACTTCAAGAGCGCTTACAAGGCAAAGTGGAATGAAGAACCGAAGGCAGACAAGGTCAGTGGTTTGAGCTACAGCGCAGCAAGTATTGTCTTCTCGCTCATCGCTTCCGGTGAAACGGATCTGGTGAAGAAAATCTATTCGCAGAAGGTGTTCCGCGGCGTATATGGCGATATCCGCTTTGAAAAGGGCGCAAACGCAAACGTCCAGATTATGAGCGTGGATTCGAGCGCCTTTGTGAACAAGACGGTTTGCCCGTCCAAGTAA
- a CDS encoding tetratricopeptide repeat protein gives MLLHVGIKTVAFATLFGAAHAFAGSSLFALPGDLQSEAKRSVKLALNADYKTSYQVSEKIRAKNPGAACVLRNVVRLSEFDDVGDTLALEKAAKELSECTAEGAWDVLRAFELGYAQSALGSSLKGALGTRSAAKKFEDSEDKDAKAFYSIYAYYVDDGLSFLPFVSDDRDAYLKILEERSANSELFWALFATPLAWMYYDKQEYGKALKVVERAISKAPANPVFWQMKADMLYKQKKYAEAAKIYEKSAAEYLKRTGKSVRYFCAIGNLSRIYLDAGDKEKSKFYADKLLDPDYEKIEKWMPGSLVKDLEKKDLL, from the coding sequence ATGTTATTGCATGTTGGAATAAAAACTGTCGCTTTCGCTACGCTTTTCGGCGCGGCGCATGCTTTTGCGGGCTCTTCGCTCTTTGCTTTGCCCGGTGATTTGCAGTCCGAAGCCAAGCGTTCCGTGAAGCTCGCTCTGAATGCGGATTATAAAACTTCTTACCAGGTTTCGGAAAAGATTCGGGCAAAGAATCCCGGCGCGGCCTGTGTGCTGCGGAATGTGGTGCGCCTAAGTGAATTCGATGACGTCGGGGATACGCTTGCCTTGGAAAAGGCGGCGAAAGAACTTTCGGAGTGCACGGCAGAGGGCGCCTGGGATGTGCTGCGCGCCTTTGAACTAGGCTATGCGCAGTCAGCGCTCGGAAGCTCTTTGAAAGGCGCTCTCGGTACGCGGAGTGCGGCAAAGAAGTTTGAAGATTCCGAGGACAAGGATGCGAAAGCCTTTTATTCAATCTACGCTTACTATGTAGACGATGGCCTGAGTTTTTTGCCGTTCGTTTCAGACGATCGGGATGCTTACTTGAAAATCTTGGAAGAGCGTTCGGCGAATTCCGAGCTGTTCTGGGCGCTGTTCGCGACGCCGCTCGCCTGGATGTATTACGACAAGCAGGAATACGGCAAGGCGTTGAAGGTGGTGGAACGGGCCATTTCGAAGGCGCCTGCAAACCCTGTTTTTTGGCAGATGAAGGCCGATATGCTGTACAAGCAGAAGAAGTACGCGGAAGCGGCGAAGATCTACGAGAAAAGCGCTGCGGAGTATTTGAAGCGCACGGGAAAGTCGGTCCGCTATTTTTGCGCGATCGGTAACCTCTCGCGGATCTATTTGGATGCGGGCGACAAGGAAAAGTCCAAATTCTATGCGGATAAGCTTTTAGATCCGGATTATGAAAAGATCGAAAAGTGGATGCCCGGATCGCTTGTGAAGGATTTGGAGAAAAAAGATCTTTTATAA
- a CDS encoding glycosyl hydrolase family 5, with the protein MMKKRYLSIITLSAALFTWNCGESSSNESSDNDTPRVSELPYYVGGYTIDPATGIVYNLATGETAGQLNADGTITDAAGNTFLAADTTLLPNITSIGYLIDNNGNVTDLSGSIIGILNEDGKSITLTDGSVQDLSGNVISEATKTSSATVASSSSISVDSSATLVASVVVGDIYSDMTVRDANGNIIGTFDSDSGNITLTDGTVVDTNGTIISEKSSTSTGKSSTSVVTNSSASVILSSASQQQSGSITVTGNLTQTVAKNASISTIVFSGVTAEPSRNWTLYWLTTKFDENAKTYTVTGTVPDYFADGTSTETFTFSDGAFSLTINVGNATFVSSSSVQQIVSSSSARSSSSSVRSSSSVASSSSVASSSSVSISTGCPTIVTKSGSSGSGWATRYWDGCKPSCSWSANAGNGNEAKQCNANGKTELSDFNAKSVCDGGSAATCTSQIPFTISGCDNIGFAFAAVPASNGGQCGKCFQLTFTGTGKYETKANHKALVGKKLIVMVTNIGSDVNQGQFDIMIPGGGVGIFNGTAGYGWGSQGAQYGGLLSECEKEVGYSDGVNYLTDRKACLVKKCNASFSSDAQAKEGCLFLANFMEAAGNPNHTYTEVECPNVLKAKY; encoded by the coding sequence ATGATGAAAAAACGTTACTTATCTATTATCACCCTCTCCGCAGCTCTCTTTACATGGAACTGCGGAGAAAGTTCGTCCAACGAATCTTCCGATAACGACACACCGAGGGTTTCGGAACTGCCATATTACGTCGGCGGTTACACCATTGACCCGGCGACAGGCATCGTTTACAACCTTGCCACGGGCGAAACTGCCGGTCAGTTGAACGCAGACGGAACCATTACCGATGCTGCCGGCAACACTTTCCTTGCTGCAGATACGACTCTGCTTCCGAACATCACCTCAATCGGCTACCTCATCGACAATAATGGCAACGTCACCGACTTGAGCGGAAGCATCATCGGCATTCTCAATGAAGACGGCAAGAGCATCACCCTCACCGACGGTTCCGTTCAGGATCTTTCCGGTAACGTGATTTCCGAAGCGACCAAAACTTCGAGTGCAACTGTCGCTAGCAGTTCTTCGATTTCTGTAGATTCAAGTGCGACTCTCGTCGCAAGTGTTGTGGTCGGCGATATCTATTCCGACATGACCGTCCGGGATGCAAATGGCAACATTATCGGAACTTTTGACTCCGATTCGGGCAACATTACTCTTACAGACGGAACTGTTGTGGATACCAACGGCACAATCATTTCCGAAAAGTCTTCCACTTCTACCGGAAAGTCTTCCACTTCTGTCGTTACCAACTCCTCCGCATCCGTTATCCTTTCTTCTGCAAGTCAGCAGCAAAGCGGGAGCATTACCGTAACCGGAAATCTGACCCAGACCGTTGCCAAGAACGCTTCGATTTCGACCATCGTCTTTAGCGGCGTTACAGCAGAACCGTCCCGCAACTGGACGCTCTATTGGCTCACGACAAAATTTGACGAAAACGCGAAGACCTATACCGTAACGGGTACAGTTCCTGATTACTTTGCCGATGGAACTTCTACAGAAACCTTCACATTCAGCGATGGAGCTTTCTCCCTAACGATAAATGTCGGCAACGCCACGTTTGTCAGCTCTTCGAGCGTTCAGCAGATTGTTAGCTCAAGCTCCGCTAGATCGTCTTCTTCGAGCGTGCGTTCCTCGAGCTCAGTCGCTTCTTCGAGTTCTGTCGCTTCTTCGAGTTCTGTCAGCATCTCTACCGGCTGCCCGACTATCGTCACAAAGAGCGGATCTAGCGGCTCCGGCTGGGCAACCCGCTATTGGGACGGCTGTAAGCCAAGCTGTTCTTGGTCCGCAAATGCGGGCAACGGAAACGAAGCAAAGCAGTGCAACGCCAACGGAAAAACCGAACTCAGCGACTTCAACGCCAAGAGCGTCTGTGATGGCGGTTCCGCTGCTACTTGCACAAGCCAAATTCCATTTACGATTAGCGGTTGCGACAACATCGGCTTCGCCTTTGCGGCTGTCCCCGCGTCCAATGGTGGCCAATGCGGAAAGTGCTTCCAACTGACCTTCACGGGTACGGGCAAATACGAAACCAAGGCCAACCACAAGGCTCTCGTCGGCAAAAAGCTGATTGTCATGGTGACAAATATCGGTTCAGATGTGAACCAAGGCCAGTTCGACATCATGATCCCAGGCGGCGGCGTCGGTATCTTCAACGGAACCGCCGGCTACGGCTGGGGTAGCCAGGGCGCCCAATACGGCGGTCTCCTTAGCGAATGCGAAAAAGAAGTGGGATACTCCGATGGTGTCAATTACCTCACCGATCGTAAGGCTTGTTTGGTGAAAAAGTGCAACGCCAGCTTCAGCAGCGACGCTCAGGCCAAGGAAGGTTGCCTCTTCCTCGCGAACTTCATGGAAGCCGCAGGCAACCCGAACCATACTTACACCGAAGTCGAATGCCCGAATGTACTCAAGGCGAAGTATTAA
- a CDS encoding glycosyl hydrolase family 5: protein MKFPFAKAALLVCAAVFTWNCSSDSSSGLDPADASSSSAAITADPSATLVATVTVGEIYSDMTVRDASGNVIGTFDSATGTITLIDGSVVDTNGTVISGPTSSAATGDITSSATTGDVTSSASGDIASSSSEAVETVSSSSTAGFSGSGVMDPSGYEVPVLNSLLNNGATGWSSRYWDACKPHCSWPGNVDTTSEATYQASYTTARNCNIHDVEIPTYTLSYNVQQYWMGYQGTTSACSSDRGGGSSGAFACTDMAPVAVNDTLSYGFVAAPGSGNAGCGKCYHIQFNGGNHANDVKATHKALAGKHMIVMASNIGYDVEEGQFDMMVPGGGVGLYDALSTMVSGSNVQWGAQYGGFLTYCQQSLGYDNTVAKYQECVKDMCAAAFTGYDNLLKGCNWFADWYMAADNPTYNWEEIECPQYLIDKYKTTINTTKDTRIAWKDDWSTYTGGALDTLECLSDSYPQGCNK, encoded by the coding sequence ATGAAATTTCCTTTTGCAAAAGCCGCTCTGCTTGTATGTGCAGCTGTCTTTACATGGAACTGTTCGAGTGATTCTTCGAGCGGTTTAGACCCCGCAGACGCTTCGTCTTCGAGCGCAGCGATTACCGCAGATCCGAGCGCCACTTTGGTCGCCACCGTGACAGTTGGCGAAATTTATTCCGATATGACCGTACGCGATGCAAGCGGCAACGTCATCGGTACATTTGATTCGGCCACTGGTACAATTACCTTGATCGACGGAAGCGTTGTCGATACGAACGGCACGGTGATTTCCGGCCCGACATCTTCTGCCGCGACAGGCGACATCACGTCTTCAGCAACAACGGGCGACGTAACGTCTTCGGCCAGCGGAGACATCGCTAGTTCGAGCAGCGAAGCTGTAGAAACCGTTTCTTCGAGCAGCACAGCCGGTTTTAGCGGTAGCGGTGTCATGGACCCGAGCGGTTACGAAGTTCCTGTTTTGAACTCCCTTTTGAACAATGGTGCCACCGGTTGGAGCTCCCGCTACTGGGATGCTTGCAAACCGCACTGCTCTTGGCCGGGTAACGTGGACACCACGAGCGAAGCGACCTACCAGGCAAGCTACACCACGGCCCGCAACTGCAACATTCACGACGTTGAAATTCCGACTTACACCTTGAGCTATAACGTTCAGCAGTATTGGATGGGCTATCAGGGCACAACCAGCGCCTGCTCGAGCGATCGTGGCGGTGGAAGTAGCGGCGCATTCGCCTGCACGGATATGGCTCCTGTCGCCGTGAACGATACGCTTTCTTATGGCTTTGTCGCCGCACCGGGTAGCGGAAATGCGGGTTGCGGTAAGTGCTACCACATTCAATTCAATGGTGGAAACCATGCAAACGATGTCAAGGCAACGCACAAGGCTCTTGCCGGCAAGCACATGATCGTGATGGCTTCGAACATCGGTTATGACGTGGAAGAAGGCCAGTTCGACATGATGGTCCCGGGTGGTGGCGTCGGTCTTTATGACGCTCTTTCTACCATGGTGAGCGGTTCCAACGTACAATGGGGCGCTCAGTACGGTGGCTTCCTGACTTACTGCCAGCAGTCTCTCGGTTACGATAATACGGTCGCCAAGTATCAGGAATGCGTGAAGGATATGTGCGCAGCGGCATTTACCGGCTACGACAACCTTCTCAAGGGCTGTAATTGGTTTGCCGACTGGTACATGGCCGCCGACAACCCGACTTACAACTGGGAAGAAATCGAATGCCCGCAATACCTGATCGACAAGTATAAAACAACCATCAACACCACCAAGGATACTCGCATTGCTTGGAAGGACGACTGGTCTACCTATACGGGCGGCGCCTTGGACACCCTCGAATGTCTTTCCGACAGTTATCCGCAGGGTTGCAATAAGTAA
- a CDS encoding TolC family protein, whose translation MNKHLLTLILMGSSLALSEPLSLQDAMQKAKQKNPQLVASKTHLDKAEAQKTSARSLFMPKLSITGKVTKIDDDITIDLRDMRTAILGSNYASTYTSVYALASQQYAAYGDEGKAMAQKAAGTAATQGQQTLAAQMPEDKFKLKVQDDLFFNATATLVWPIFTGGKIYSAYKASTENVEAEKAAYNLVENTVMMEVCTRYFTVRLAEEMVSLRTEAYNTIQAHVDQAKKLEEGGQISRAERLRAEVAFVEAETEKDNAERDLSLARLALANTLGESDTALTTTTSIVPKELSESLEEYKKRAIENYPGMKQLEQAKKRSERAVTAARGDYFPTIALFGKKELYTKDLTILEPEWAVGVVAEWNIFHGGETAGKVAEAKATQREVLSLQNQAVQNISLLVEKRYREYQHAKGRLESLKKTEELAKESLEDQQKVFNAGMGTSLDVVDAQLSLERLRIAMLKANYDATMALAGLLETSGQVEKIQDYLESGK comes from the coding sequence ATGAACAAGCATTTATTAACTCTGATTTTGATGGGATCTAGCCTTGCGCTGTCCGAGCCTCTTTCTTTACAAGATGCGATGCAGAAAGCGAAGCAGAAGAATCCCCAGTTGGTGGCGAGTAAAACGCACCTCGACAAGGCAGAAGCGCAAAAGACTTCTGCACGTTCTCTTTTTATGCCAAAGCTTTCGATTACCGGTAAGGTGACAAAGATCGATGACGATATCACGATCGACCTTCGCGATATGCGCACGGCGATTCTCGGGTCGAATTACGCTTCGACTTACACGAGCGTTTACGCGCTCGCCAGTCAGCAATATGCCGCTTATGGAGACGAGGGGAAGGCGATGGCTCAGAAGGCAGCTGGAACTGCAGCTACTCAGGGACAGCAGACTTTGGCGGCACAGATGCCCGAAGACAAGTTCAAGTTAAAAGTTCAGGATGACCTCTTCTTCAATGCGACGGCGACTCTTGTATGGCCGATCTTCACCGGTGGCAAGATTTATTCCGCCTACAAGGCTTCGACGGAAAACGTAGAAGCGGAAAAGGCGGCATACAATCTCGTCGAAAACACCGTGATGATGGAAGTCTGCACGCGGTACTTTACCGTGCGCCTCGCCGAAGAAATGGTTTCGCTTCGCACGGAAGCCTACAATACGATTCAGGCGCACGTCGATCAGGCGAAGAAGCTTGAAGAAGGCGGTCAGATCTCTCGAGCCGAGCGTTTGCGCGCTGAAGTCGCTTTTGTCGAAGCGGAAACGGAAAAGGACAATGCGGAACGCGACCTTTCGCTTGCCCGTCTCGCCTTGGCGAATACGCTCGGTGAAAGTGATACCGCTCTCACAACGACCACTTCGATCGTGCCGAAGGAACTTTCGGAAAGCCTTGAAGAATACAAGAAGCGCGCGATTGAAAATTACCCCGGCATGAAACAGCTTGAACAGGCGAAAAAGCGCAGCGAACGAGCCGTGACCGCAGCCCGTGGCGACTACTTCCCGACGATAGCGCTCTTCGGCAAAAAGGAGCTTTACACAAAGGATCTGACGATTCTTGAACCGGAATGGGCCGTGGGCGTTGTCGCCGAATGGAACATTTTCCATGGGGGAGAAACCGCAGGTAAAGTCGCCGAAGCGAAGGCGACTCAGCGCGAAGTCTTGAGCTTGCAGAATCAGGCGGTGCAAAACATTTCGTTGCTCGTCGAAAAGCGTTACCGCGAATATCAACATGCAAAGGGACGTCTTGAGTCGTTGAAGAAAACGGAAGAGCTGGCCAAGGAATCCTTGGAAGATCAGCAGAAGGTTTTTAATGCGGGCATGGGAACAAGCTTGGACGTGGTGGATGCCCAGCTTTCCTTGGAACGCCTTCGCATTGCGATGCTCAAGGCGAATTACGATGCGACGATGGCTTTGGCTGGACTGTTGGAAACCAGCGGTCAGGTAGAAAAGATTCAAG